The Synechococcus sp. HK05 DNA segment AGCTTCCCCAGCGGCCGGTGCTGCGGCTGGAGAGTTTGGCGCGTACACCAATAAACGGAGCCGCACCCAGGGCTTTGCTGGCGCTGATGATCCGCTCCACCTCATCGGCCTGCTCGATCACCACCACCGGCTGGCGGCCGAGGCGGCGGGCCAGGATCGCGGTTTCGATGTAGCGCTGGTCTTTGTAGCCGTTGCAGATCAACAGCGCTTCCGGGTCGTCGATCAGCGAGAGGGCAATCAGCAGCTCCGCTTTGCTGCCGGCCTCCAGGCCGAAGTGCCAACGCTTGCCGCAGGCCACCAGCTCCTCCACCACGTGGCGCTGCTGGTTGCACTTCACCGGAAACACGCCCTGGTAGCGGCCGGCGTAGCCGTATTGCGCGATGGCGCGCTCAAAGGCGGCGTGCAGGCGCTCGAGCCGATCTTCGAGGATGTCGTCGAAGCGGATCAGCAGCGGCAGGCCGAGGTTGCGGCCCTCCAGCCCTTGCACCAGCTCCAGTAGATCGAGACTGCCGCCCCGTTCTCCCTGGGGCTGCACGCTGATGTGGCCGCGCGCGTTCACGGAGAAGTAGGGCTCGCCCCAACGGGTGAGGCCATAGAGCTCGGCGCTGTCGGCGGGAGTCCAGCGCTGCTGCTGGCCTGCGATGGCGGAGGGGGCGGTCACCACAGGCTGCGGAGGTGCGGGTAGGCCCTGATTTTGGGGTCTGCTGTCACCAGGGGGATGGTGTGGTCAGAGGAGCTGGAGATCCAGGCCGTGATCCACGAAGTTCAGAAAGTCGCGATCGAGTGTGATGAGCCTCCAGTGGCCTGCCACAGCGAAGGCAGCCAGATAGGCGTCCATCCAACGTTTCGGCGCTGCCTGATCCAGGCAGGCGAGCTTCATCCAGCCCGGCATCAGGTTGGGTGGCTCCTCCACAACAGCCACCTGCGGCAGAGCCGAGAGGCTTTGCAGGGCGTGGAAGGCGTCGCGGTTGGTGGCTTTCGGAACTCCGTAGGCCTTGAGCAGTGTTGGCGTTGAGGCCAGGCGCAGAAAGCTCTGCTGGCTTGCCCGGCACCAGAGCCAGGGTTGATCCGGTGTGGCCTCCAGCAGGGCTTGGCGCGTCTGCTGATGGCAGGGATGCGCCTCGAAGCTCACGGCGAGCCATACGCAGGTGTCAATCAGGCAGGCCGGCACGCAGGCGGTCCTCCTCGGCGAGGGTGCTTTGCTCCAGGGCCAGCAGTTGCTCCAGCGGTGGCGTGATGCCTGAGCTGGCGGGATCGCGGCGAAACAGCGGCAGGCCATCGGGGGCGATCTCAAGGGCCCCTGAGCTGGATCCCGTGGGCGCCACGGGCAGCTCACTCAATCCCTGGCGGATGTAGTCGGCCACGAGCTCTTTAAACGGGCGGCCCAGCTGGAGTGCGCGCTGGCGTGCCTGCTGCACCAGCACATCGGGAAGGTCGATGGTGGTTTTCATGGCACCGCCTCCTTGCACCCAGTTTACTGGCTTCCTGGTTTGCTGGCTTACGGGGTGTTGGCGCCTGTGCTTGCCAACCGGTAGCCCCGCCGCGGACGATGGGCCGGATCTGAACCTTTTGTTTCCATGGCTGCTGAACGCACTTTTGTTGCCATCAAGCCCGATGGCGTGCAGCGCGGCCTGGTGGGCGAGATCCTCGGCCGCTTCGAGCGCAAGGGCTTCAAGCTGGTGGGCCTCAAGCAGCTCACCCCCAGCCGTGAGCTGGCCGAGAGCCACTACGGCGTGCACCGCGAGCGCCCTTTCTTCGCTGGCCTGGTCGACTTCATCACCTCCGGCCCCGTGGTGGCGATGGTGTGGGAAGGCGATGGCGTGATCGCCAGCGCCCGCAAGCTGATCGGCGCCACCAAGCCCCTGGAAGCTGAGCCCGGCACCATCCGCGGTGACCTGGCCGTGAACATCGGCCGCAACGTGATCCACGGCTCCGACGCTCCCGAAACCGCCCAGTTCGAGATCGGTCTGTGGTTCCAGCCCTCCGAGCTGAGTGACTGGACCCCCGCTGATCAGACCTGGCGCGTGGAGGGCTGAGGCCCGGGAGTGGTGCTGGCTGCGGCTCAGGCTGTGGCCAGCGCTGCCCATAGCAGCTTGCAGAGCAGGTGCAGGCCTTGATCAGCGCCCATCGAGTAGCGCTGCCTGCACTTGCCGAGATCAATCAGGGTGTGCAATCCCCATTCCGCGAGCCCCAGGAGGGGCACGCCGGTGATCAGCGCCACCAGCAGCCCATGGATGCCCCCGTGGGCGCTTACCCACCAGCGCCACGACACGCTGCCAGAGCAGCCTGGACATTTCTCCTGGGCCATGCGGTCGCCCTGAAGACCGAAATCACCCAGGAAGTGGCCCATGCAGAGCAAGGCCAGCAGGTTGAAGAAGGGCAGCGGATCCATCGCGCAGGTCTGGCCCCGGTTGCATCCCCATGCTGCTGCGGGTCCGGGGCTCTGACTGCCCTTTGAGGTGATCCGTTGCGCAGGCTTATCCCCCGAAGCGATCCCAGCGGAAGAGCTCCAACAGGGCCTGTTGGTCTGGGTTGCAGCCTTCCGGGCTGAGGTTGGCGCTCAGCAGTTCGGCCGTGATCGCCGCCAGCAGCACACCGTTGCGGTGGTGACCGGCGGCCAGCTGCAGCCCGTTCAGCGGACTGGCCCCCAGCAGCGGCCCTTCATCGGGGGTGCAGGGCCTGAAGCCCCACCAGCGCTCCATCGGTGGCCACTGGCTCGCCTCGGGCAGCAAGGCCTCGATTCCGGCCTGGAGCTGCCGCTGCCCGAAGGGAGTGAGCCCTTCCGTGAAGCCCGCTTCCCGTTCGCTGGTGGCGCCCACCACCAGCAGGCCGTCTTCGCGGGGCACGAGGTAGGTGCCAGGTCCAAAGATCACCCGCTGCAGGGCCTCCCGTGGACCCTGCAGCGAGAGCATCTGCCCCTTCACCGGGAACACCGGCAGCTCGGGCAACAGTTGGGCGCTCCAGGCACCGCTGCAGAGCACCGCAGCCTCGGTCTGCAGGGTCTCCACATGGGCCGCGGCATCACGCACCCGCACGCCCGTGAGCTGGTGGTTGTTGTGCAGGAGCTCCAGCACCTCGACGCCTTCCTGGAAGCGCACACCCAGTTCCACGCAGGCGCGCTCCAGCGCCCGCATCAGCTGGCGGCGGTTGTCGATCTGGCCGTCCTGGCGGAACAGCAGCCCGGCCTGCCAGCCGGGGCCGATACCCGGCAGTTCGCGCTCCAGGCCGTCACGATCCAGGGCCTCGCCCCACGGGGCCGTGGGGTACACGTCGCGCTCGGCGGCCGTGGCAAAGGGCACCACGATTCCGCAGGGTCGCAGGCCGCAGCTGAGGCCGCTGTCGGCCTCAATCTGCGCCACCCAGCCAGGGATGCGCTCCAGGCTGCGCTGGCCGAGCTGCAGCAGGGCGCCGCTGAGGCCCTCCGCATGGGGCGCGAGCATGCCGGCGGCCACAAATCCCGCCGCTTCGCTGCGCCGGCGGCTCAGCACTTCCACAGCTCGGCCGCCTCTGGCCAGGGCATGGGCAATCGCCAGACCCATCAACCCCCCGCCCAGGATCAGCACCGGCGTATCGGTGTTGGTCGCAGGGGTGGCGGCCATGGCTGGGGGGCAGCGGCGAAGGGCACTTCAGTGTTTCAGCCCGCAGCGGTTGATGGCCACCGGCGCCCTTCCATAGGATCGGCCCACGCTTGGAGATGACACATGGCTGCTGAGGCCGCCTGGGAAGCCGTGATCGGCCTGGAGACCCACGTGCAGCTGGGCACCAACAGCAAGATCTTCACCAGTGCCTCCACGGCCTTTGGCGACGACCCCAACACCCACATCGATCCGGTGGTGTGTGGCCTGCCGGGCACGTTGCCGGTGCTTAATCAGAAGGTGCTGGAGTATGCGGTGAAGGCGGCGATGGCGCTCAACCTCAACATCGCCGAGCACAGCAAGTTCGACCGCAAGCAATATTTCTATCCCGACCTGCCGAAGAACTACCAGATCTCCCAGTACGACGAGCCCATCGCCGAAGAAGGCTGGATTGAAGTGGAGGTGGCGGAGAAGGGCAAAGACACCTACCTCAAGCGCATCGGCATCGAACGCCTGCATATGGAAGAAGACGCCGGCAAGCTCGTGCACGCCGGCAGCGATCGCCTGGCGGGCTCCACCCATTCACTGGTGGATTACAACCGCGCCGGTGTGGCCCTTGCGGAGATCGTGAGCAAGCCGGATCTGCGCACCGGGCGTGAGGCAGCGGAATATGCCTCCGAGATTCGCCGGATCATGCGCTATCTCGGCGTGAGCGACGGCAACATGCAGGAGGGTTCCCTGCGCTGCGACGTGAACATCTCCGTGCGCCGCGGGCCCGATGCCCCCTTCGGCACGAAGGTGGAGATCAAGAACATGAACTCGTTCTCCGCCATCCAGAAGGCCTGTGAGTACGAGATCCAGCGCCAGATCAAGGCCTACGAGAGCGGCGAGCCGGTGGTGCAGGAAACGCGCCTCTGGGATGAAGGCAAGCAGCTCACCAAGAGCATGCGCGGCAAGGAAGGTGCCAGCGATTACCGCTACTTCCCCGATCCCGACCTGGGCCCGATCGAGGTGAGCGTCGAGCGGCGCGAAGGCTGGCGTGCTGAGTTGCCCGAGCTGCCTGCTGCCAAGCGCCACCGCTATGCCGAAACCCTGGGGCTCTCCCAGTACGACGCCCGCGTGCTCACCGATGAGCGCCCGATGGCCGAATACTTCGAGGCAGCCGTCGCCGCCGGTGCCGATCCCAAGGGCCTGGCCAATTGGATCACCGGCGATATCGCTGCCTATGTGAATGCCAATCGCCTCTCCTACGCCACGCTCCCCTTCCGCCCCGAGCAACTGGCGGAGATGGTGCAGCTGATCGATGGCGGCAAGATCAGCGGCAAGATCGCTAAGGAGATCCTGCCCGAGCTGCTGGAGAAGGGCGGCTCACCGGCGGCGATCGTGGAAGCCAAGGGCCTCGGCATGATCAGCGACCCTGCGGCGATCACGGCGATCGTGGAGGAGCTGCTGGCCGCTCACCCTGAGGAGGTGGAGGCTTTCCGCGGCGGTAAGACCAAGCTGCAAGGCTTCTTCGTGGGTCAGCTGATGAAGAAAACCGGTGGCAAAGCCGATCCAAAGCTGGCGAACCAGATCCTTAATCAGAAGCTGAAGGGCTGAGGCTGGCTGTTGGCAGATAAAGAAAATAACTTATAATTGGTCATCGCATCTCTTCTATGCCGTCACTGCCACGATTTGCGGATAAGCCGTTTCAATTGGTGCCAACGCCCGGAAGGCTCCAGTCGGCCTTGATTGGTGAATATAAATCGATGATTTTTGAGCCTATTCTTGAGGTTCCGCAGGTTGACGGTGACTATGGCCAAGCCGTTGTTCATGGAATTTCTTCTGCAAAGGCTTCTTCCCCGCAGCTTGCTTATGCACCGATAAGCCCTGAGCTCATGGAGCTTGCTTATGTTGAGATTACCCCGTTGATTGAGGCCTGGGCGGGGTGTCGCTTAGAGCGTAGTTGGGGTTATGGCATTCGTAGTTATGGCCCGGGGTCAAAGTTGCATGTGCATCGCGATCGCGTTGATACTCATGTTGTAAGTTGTATTGTCCATGTTGACGATGATGCTCCTGCTTCATGGCCCCTAGACTTTGTTGACCACGAAGGACAGCTTCACGAAGTCTGCTTTCGCCCTGGTCAAATGCTTTTCTACGAAAGTCTTTGTCCCCACGCTCGTGTCCAGCCTTTTAATGGAAAATACTACCGAAATATGTATTTTCACTGGCGTCCGGTTGACTGGGATCCTTCGCCTTATTCCGGCTTTCGGTGCAAGTTTTCAAGTCTTGAAGAGGCTCAGCAGGATTGTATCCAGTTGGCCACTTCAGGCTGTGAATTGATTCCTCAGGATTGGAAGGAATGGCTGCGCCTGAACTTTAGTCGCGGTTGTGATCGCCAAGGGATGATCGAGCGAGCACAGCGGGATGGTGGATTTTCACCTTCGGTGCTCGAGGCATTCCTGGATCGCCTCGGGGAGGACAATGGGGTGACCCTCGCAGATGCGACTGAAACGAAGTTCGATTCTGCCAATTTGGCGGATCAGGATTCAACGAGTGTCCTGAGCTGGTTGCAGTGGTTTGAAGCGCCTCTGACAAAGCCCGATCACGCGCCTAGGGCTTGGAAGCTTGATACGGCCTTGGCTCAAATCTATGAATTGCCTGACCTGCTGAGTCGAGAAGATTGTGAATTATTGATTGGTGCTATTAATCGACAACTCGTGCCCTCATCGGTCACGCGGGGCGAGAGTGCTTATCGGACAAGCCGTACCTGCCATCTTCACGATAGTGATTCGGGGCTTTCTGCGAGAATTGATCAATACTTATCAAGTCTTCTAGGTGTGGATCCGAGTCTGTCGGAGCCTTTGCAGGGACAGTGCTATGGGCCAGGTCAATATTTCAAGGAGCATACCGATTGGTTCGCTCCAGGCACCGAGGAGTTTTCTGAACATGCCCATCCTGGTGGACAACGTACCTGGACAGTTATGATCTATTTGAATACCGTTCAGCGTGGTGGTAAAACTTGTTTTAAGCATTTAAATCGTTGCTATTCGCCCATCCAGGGCTTTGCCCTAGCTTGGAATAATTTGATGGCAGATGGCTCTCCGAATCCCTATACCTTGCATGAGGCGATGCCTGTAGAGGAGGGTGAGAAGTGGGTGATCACCAAATGGTTTAGGGCGCTGCCGGGTCGTAATGGCTAGGCCATGAAAGCGATCCTGGCTTTTTCGATGTTTTTCTGTCTTCCTTGCTTTTAGGCATTCGATTAACTTGGTTCTGGCGGACTCGTTTGCTGTGCAAGTGCTTATATGTTTGTCCTTGCATTGCATTGCGAAGGTTGTCGTTATTCTTTGCAGCTGCGGAATGTGTCGTGGTCTCTATCTGTGTGCCATGGGGATGAATATTGCCTTGTTTGAACCTGCGTGTGTGCGGTTTTGCTTGCCGCGTTGAAAGACGTCGTCGCATTGCAGATCGGTTTCGATGCGGGCGAGCCAAGTCCTGCATAGAAAGTTGAAGGGCTTCGGCTCAGGCTTCGCTTCCCTGTGATCAACGGCACAGGGCTGGATGAGCGGGGTCAATAGCTGGAGCGGTTGTGTCGGCGAGCTTGGGTGTATCGGAAGGAAACAGCCCCAACCGCTTCATTCACTCACTCACACGCACGTTTCAAAGCCATGACCCTCAAAGCTTCCGCCGCTGCCGCTCTGCTTGCTGGTGCTGCCACTCTGTCGATCGCTGCACCTGCGGCCCATGCTCAGAACTTCGGGATTTACGGTGCCTGTGATTCCGGTTCGGTGAACATCAGCGGTAATGGTGGCGGATTCAATGCTTCCGGTCGTGATTGCACCGCAGCGCGTGACTGGCAATCGAAGGAAAATGCCCGCGACCGCCAGCACGTTACCCAGGATCAGCTGATTGGCCTGGGCGGCAATCTGACCACAGGCCTGATCATGAATGCGCAGAACCGCCAGCCGCAGGTGCAGCCCCAGCCTTTGTGGCAGGTTGCTGCACCTAGCACCACCGAGCTGGAGTTGATGCGCCAACAGCAGGAAATCGAACTGCTGAAGCTGAAGTTGCAACTGGCGTACCAGCAAAACGGCAGCACCTATACGAATGCATCGGTCATGCAGCCCATGGGGGGTTACGTGATGGTTCCGGCTCGATGACTGCGTCGCAATCGCCGCTTGATCACTCCCTCGCTCTAATCACCATGCATGCTCCTTCGATTGTTCGGCTCCCTGTTGCCGTTGTGCTGGCTGCTTGTTCTGCCGCCGGCCTCGCGTTCGGTGTTCCGGCAGGAGCCCAGCCTTCCGACACCTGCTCCACCCATCAGCTGGGGCTCCATGTGGATGGATCGCGGTTCGTGCTCCAGCATCAAGCCTGCGGCGCCCCTGATCAGCCCGAGCTGGAGCGCCCGGCGCCGCGCGGTCCTCTGCTCAACAGCAACCTCTTGGAGCGTTTGCTGGAGCTCAGGCCTCTGGTCCAGCGGGAGTTATCCGTCCAGCGCTGATGCTTTGAGCAGGTGGCCGAGCCGTGCTGGAAGTTGGCTGGGGTCTGTGCGGTTGTCGATCAGCTGATCGGCCAAGGGCCGTTTGCGCTCCAGGGGCCACTGGGCCTGGATGCGCGCCTCCGCCGCCGCTTCGCTGAGCCCATCGCGTTGCATCAGGCGCTCCAGCTGCTGCTCCGGTTCGCAGTCCACCAGCCACACCTCACTGCACAGGCCCTCGAGGCCGGCTTCAAACAGCAGCGGAACCACCAGCACCACCGCTGGGGCGCTCGCCAGCCTGGCGAGCTCGTCTTCAAACCGTGCGCGCACCAGCGGGTGCACCAGTTGCTCCAGCCAGCTTCGTTCCTGGGGAGCGTTGAACACGATCTGGCCCAGTGCCGCTCGATTGATCACGCCCGCTGCGGCAGCGCTGCCTTCGCCCCGCACCACCTCCCCATAACGCTCAAGCACCGCAGCCGCACCGGCAGTCCCCGGAGCCAACGCCTCCCGCGCATACACATCCGCATCCAGCACCGGCAGCCCCTGCTGCTCCAGCCAACGGGCCACGGTGCTTTTGCCACTCGCGATCCCGCCGGTGAGGCCAATGCGGCGTTGCGGTCCGCTCCAGCGGGGCGAGGCGGGCATCGGCGGGCTGGGGCGCGGGCGATCAGCGCTCAGAATCGCAGCATTCGAGCGAGTGGCGGCGGCCGTGACTCACCCCTGGTATCCCATCCCCGGCGGCGTGACAGCCCCTGAGGGTTTCCTGGCCGCTGGCATCACCGCTGGCCTCAAGGCCTCCGGTAAGCCCGATCTCTCGCTGCTACTGGCGCCAGAAGGGGCGGTATGCGCCGGCACGTTCACCACCTCGCTGGTGCGGGCCGCCTGCGTGGATCTCTGCGCCGAACGGCTGCAGGCCAGTGGCGGCCATGCCCGGGCTGTGCTCACCAATTCCGGTCAGGCCAATGCCTGCACGGGCGATCGTGGCTTGATCGACAGCCAGCGCGCCACCCAGGCCATGGCCGATCGGTTGGGGCTGGCGGCGGAGGAGGTGCTGATCTGCTCCACCGGGGTGATCGGCGTGCCGATCCCGATGGACACGCTGCTGGCGGGGCTGGATCCCCTCGTGGCGGCCCTCAGCGCCGAGGGGGGAGCTGATGCGGCCACGGCGATCCTCACCACCGATCTGATCGACAAACAGATCGCCCTCGAGGCCGAGCTGGGCGGTCGCCGCGTGCGCATCGGCGGCATGGCCAAGGGCTCGGGAATGATCCACCCCAACATGGCCACCATGCTCGGTTACCTGAGCTGCGATGCCGGCGTACCGCCTGAGGTGTGGCAGGCGATGGTGAAGCGGGCGGTGGATCGCTCCTTCAATGCGATCACGGTGGACGGCGACACCAGCACCAACGACACATACCTGGCGTTTGCAGCCGGTGAGCCCTTGAGCCCCGAGCACTTCGACGCACTGGAGGCCGGCCTGACGGCGGTGTCGCAACATCTGGCCAAGGCGATTGCCCGCGATGGCGAGGGCGCCACCTGTTTGCTGGAGGTGCAGGTGGAGGGTGCCAGCGATGACGCCGCTGCCCGGGCCATTGCCCGCACCATCTGCGGCTCCTCCTTGGTGAAGTGCGCCGTGCACGGCCGCGATCCCAACTGGGGCCGGATCGTGGCGGCTGCCGGCCGGGCCGGAGTGCCGATGGATCCCGATGCCGTCGCCCTCTGGCTGGGGGAGCATCAATTGATGGCCGCAGGTCAGCCCCTCGCCTTTGATCGCCCTGCGGCTTCGGCCTACATGCGCGATCGGGCGGCGGGCGCTTACCTCAGCGACGACACGGTGCTGATCCGCATCCAAGTGGGCGCGGGGCAAGGTGCAGGCCGTGCCTGGGGATGCGACTTGTCTGATCAATATGTGCGCATCAACGCCGATTACACGACGTAAGCCACCGGCTGTCGATGCACCACCACATCCTTGTGCGGGGCGGCCAGGTGGGCGATGTGATCGATCAGCTGGTTGAACAGGGCCTGCGTGCGGGGATGGTCGGCATAGGGCTCGCGCACCATCAGCACATCGCCCACTTCAACGGGGAGTTGCTGGGGCAGGCGAACCCAGTCATCGCCGAAGAGATGAAGGGTGAGGGGTGAGGAGTAGCCAACCAACATCGCTTCCACCGGACTCTGGCCAAACCACGGCGCCTGCTTCATCGCGGCTTCCCGCGCGGCGCTGGGGAGCAAGCCGCAGTTGCGCAGCACCTGCTCGAACACCGGGAAGCTGCCATCCGGCAGTGGGAGCACCGGATAGGGCAACAGCTCATCCCAGGTGATGGCATCGCGCCGTTCGGCCAGGGGATGGCCCACCGGCACCATCAGGTGCATGGGCATGGTGGTGAGCCGCAGGCCCCGGAGACCGTCCCGCAGCGGGGCATCGGGCGCGGAGCAGATCCAGGCGTCGATCACCCCGTCTTGCAACAGAGCCAGGGGTTGTTCGTAATCGAGGTAGTTGAAGTTGCCGCGCTGCCAGTTGTCGAGTGCCACACCATCCAGCCCTGGCGCTGACCAGTGCTGCGCGTCCAGTCGCAGGGTGTGATCACGGCTCCAGCGCCATTGCTGGTGCACGTGCCGCTCCAGGTTGATCAGTTCGGTGTCGCCGATGAGCCGCCACTCGCCTCGGCTGCGGGCCAGCTGCAGATCAAGCAGCTCCAGGCATTTGCGGCTGTTGCGGCTCACGGTGGGCTGGGCGCAGGCCAGGGCTTCTGCCGCCCGTTGGCCCGTGCGCAACCAGATCAAATGATCCAGCGCGGCGAGGCAATCCAGTGAAATCATCCCTCCTCCCACACGCGACGGTGCCGAAATTACGCGGCGGGATCACGTGGTCCTTGTGTTGTTGGCTGCTTCAACACAAGCGGACGTTGTTTATGCAATGTCTGCATGCGCCCGCTACCTGTTGGGGGCGTGGTCTGAGGCTTGCGGTGGGTGCTGCTTAGAGTTGGCGCCCTCGTGCTGGCCCCATGGCCCGGGTGTCGCAGTCAACCCAGCCTCGGCCGCAGCCCATCTGGAAGGGGCCACTGGTGGCAGGCCTCTGCTTTGGCGTGGCCTACGGCATTACCCAACGGCTCGTGAGCTTCAACGTGGCAGAGCTGATCCGCTTTGGCCCTGGCTTCGACGTGCAGGTGTTCCCCGGCACCAGCCTTGAGAGCCTGAAGTTGCGCTTTGGGGATGCCCAGGCGGAAATCAGGGGCGATCTGGAGCTGCAGGAACTGGAGCGGCAGCAGCAGGAAGAGGCCAAGCAGCGCGCCGAGGAAGCCAAGAAGGCTGAGGAACGCCTTAAGAACGCTGCTCAGCTTGAACCGCTGCAGGATGCCGAAGCAGGGCCCGCCCCTGAGCCAGTTGTTGCACCCATAACTGCGCCTGCACCAACCCCTGCTGCGGTTCCGGCTCCCAAACCCAAGCCCAAGCCGACACCACAGGCGAAGCCCAAGCTGCAGGACAAGCCACCTGCAAGCGTGCCGCCTGTGCCCGTGCTCCAACCCCAGCCCTTGCCTCTGCCGCCTCCCGCTCCCCAGCTCTGATCTGCCACAGTTTCAGCAGATCACGCCTGGCCTCGGCCCGGTCGGCCGCCATGAGCACACCTCAGACCCTGGTGCAGGCAGCACTGAATCGACTCTCCGCACGCCTGGGTAGCGGTTTGGCGGATGCCGCCGCCGGTCTGGCGGTGTTGGCACAGGATGCGCCTGATCGGTTTCGGCAGGAATGGGATTTGTTCCGCGAAGAGGTGGAGTTGGAGGCTCAGCGCCTGGAGCGCGGTGATGGCGAGCCCGCCCCCGCGGCTGGTGAGCCGATGTCGCCCCCGGTTGATCCGCAGCAGCAGATCGATCAGTTGCGGGCGCAGGTGGCGCGGGTGGCGCGTCGCTTGGAGGAGCAGCCCTGATGCCTGCCTTGACGCAGGGTGTGCGCAGTGCCACGCGCGTGTTGCGCATCTGGAGTGCTGTGTTGCAGCTTCTCCTATGGCTCTGGCTCGATGCCCGCGATTGGAGCTATCCCGGTGGCGCCAGCGAGGAGCGCCGCGCGGAGCGGCAGCGGCGCCGGGCCCGCTGGCTCACCGCCGAGCTGCTCACGCTCGGCTCGGCCTTCATCAAGCTCGGGCAGTTGCTCTCAGCCCGCCCCGATGTGCTCCCTGCCAGCTGGGTGGAGGAGCTCTCGCGCCTGCAAGACAGCGTTCCCGCCTTTTCCTTCCAAACGGCCCAGGCGCTCCTGGAGCAGGAGCTGGGTGAGCGTTGCGCCGAGATCATCGATCTCGATCCCGATCCGCTCGGGGCCGCCAGCCTGGCCCAGGTGCACCGCGCCAGCCTGCGCAGCGGCCGCCAGGTGGTGCTCAAGATTCAGCGCCCGGGCTTGGAGCGCTTGTTCCGCCTCGACCTGGAGGTGATGCAGCAAGTGGCAGCGGTGCTGCAACGCCATCCCAGCTGGGGGGTGGGGCGCGATTGGGTGTCGATCGCCCAGGAGTGCCGGCGTGTGCTGCTGCGGGAGCTCGATTTCCGCCTGGAGGCCGAACACGCTGCCCGCTTCCGCCAGCAATTTTTGGACGATCCGGGTATTCGCATTCCGGCCGTGGTGTGGGAGCTCACCACCCGCCGGGTGCTCTGCCTGGATTACGTGCCGGGCATCAAGATCACCGACCGCGAGGCGATCCTCGAGGCGGGCATCGATCCGGCGGCGGTGGCCGAAAAGGGCGCCGCCAGCTACCTGCAGCAGCTGGTGCGCTTCGGCTTCTTCCACGCCGATCCCCACCCGGGCAATCTGGCGGTGGCCCGTGATGGGGCACTGATCTACTACGACTTCGGCATGGTGGGCAGCCTGTCGCAGCGGCTGCGCAGTCGCCTGGGCCGCATGGTGACGGCCGCCGCCGCCCGCGACGCCGGTGGGC contains these protein-coding regions:
- a CDS encoding LysR substrate-binding domain-containing protein, producing MRTGQRAAEALACAQPTVSRNSRKCLELLDLQLARSRGEWRLIGDTELINLERHVHQQWRWSRDHTLRLDAQHWSAPGLDGVALDNWQRGNFNYLDYEQPLALLQDGVIDAWICSAPDAPLRDGLRGLRLTTMPMHLMVPVGHPLAERRDAITWDELLPYPVLPLPDGSFPVFEQVLRNCGLLPSAAREAAMKQAPWFGQSPVEAMLVGYSSPLTLHLFGDDWVRLPQQLPVEVGDVLMVREPYADHPRTQALFNQLIDHIAHLAAPHKDVVVHRQPVAYVV
- a CDS encoding AarF/ABC1/UbiB kinase family protein gives rise to the protein MPALTQGVRSATRVLRIWSAVLQLLLWLWLDARDWSYPGGASEERRAERQRRRARWLTAELLTLGSAFIKLGQLLSARPDVLPASWVEELSRLQDSVPAFSFQTAQALLEQELGERCAEIIDLDPDPLGAASLAQVHRASLRSGRQVVLKIQRPGLERLFRLDLEVMQQVAAVLQRHPSWGVGRDWVSIAQECRRVLLRELDFRLEAEHAARFRQQFLDDPGIRIPAVVWELTTRRVLCLDYVPGIKITDREAILEAGIDPAAVAEKGAASYLQQLVRFGFFHADPHPGNLAVARDGALIYYDFGMVGSLSQRLRSRLGRMVTAAAARDAGGLVNELQAAGVIAPDIDPGPVRRLVRVMLTEALTPPFSANVIEKLSGDLYELVYGQPFRLPPELIFVMRALSTFEGVGRSLDPSFSLVAIARPYLLPLMSASGNGPNDLFNQLGRQAVEVGSRALGLPQRLEDSLSRIEQGDLQVQIRAGETDRLLRRVALSQQSAGQSMLLGALLVSAALLAASARPALTAVPIVLSAPVGLSWLKLQARLRRDGRIDKLGQS